The Deltaproteobacteria bacterium sequence CCATTAAAAAATATCTCTTTAACAATGCTGGAACTCAAAAATGAATATTTAATATAAGGCATCATAGAAACCGTTTCAATATTAGGATCTAAGTTTCTATTCATAAAAGCCATCTGCAGTTCATATTCAAAATCAGAAACAGCTCTCAATCCCCTGACGATGACAGTTGCACCGACTTTATGCGCATAATCTATCAAAAGACCATCGAAATTATCCACGGTTACATTGGAAAGCCCAAGTTCATCTACCACCTCTCGTGTAACTTTTACCCTCTCCTCAATATTAAATAAAATATTTTTGCTTATATTGACTGTTACTAAAGGAATAATCAATCTGTCAAAGATATTACTTGCTCTCTTGATGATATCTACATGGCCCTTAGTGATAGGATCAAATGTTCCAGGGTAAACTGCAATAATTTTTTTCATTATTCTTTCCCTTTATATATTGTTAATTCTGTTTCTCCAAATTGCCTATTTCTACAAACATGAAATCCTGCATATATTTCACCCAATTGTATGCTCACTCTATGCTCGATGGTTATTATACAGTTTCCTTTAGCCTTTTGGAATAGTTTTTGTAGAAATTCTTTTCCGCGAGATATATTTAAGAAATCGTATGGAGGATCAGCATAAACAATATCCGCTATTCTTATTAAAGGAAAATTTAAAAATCTCCATGCATCTATTTTATATATCTTATACCTCTCTTTATCATAACGACTTGTTTTTTTTCTTATAATTTCTGAATATTTATAATTCTTTTCTACAAATATAACTTTCTTAGCCCCTCTTTTGAGTGCTTCTATTCCCA is a genomic window containing:
- a CDS encoding RsmD family RNA methyltransferase, which translates into the protein MGIVKKSFFDIIASRIENSIFLDLFAGTGSVGIEALKRGAKKVIFVEKNYKYSEIIRKKTSRYDKERYKIYKIDAWRFLNFPLIRIADIVYADPPYDFLNISRGKEFLQKLFQKAKGNCIITIEHRVSIQLGEIYAGFHVCRNRQFGETELTIYKGKE
- the coaD gene encoding pantetheine-phosphate adenylyltransferase; this encodes MKKIIAVYPGTFDPITKGHVDIIKRASNIFDRLIIPLVTVNISKNILFNIEERVKVTREVVDELGLSNVTVDNFDGLLIDYAHKVGATVIVRGLRAVSDFEYELQMAFMNRNLDPNIETVSMMPYIKYSFLSSSIVKEIFFNGGDVSKFVPGVVLKYLLQKREKR